In Mangrovivirga cuniculi, the following proteins share a genomic window:
- a CDS encoding REP-associated tyrosine transposase translates to MSEKYKFNNPEGIYFVTCTVVFWIDLFTRKEYKHVLLDTLGYYQEKRGLIIHAYCIMPSHIHMIISSSRKEETLSAIMRDFKKLSNKRILSEIGRINESRSEWLLRAFNRVGSKLKRITTNKIWMDGNHPIELDNNKMIEQRLDYIHNNPVDAEIVDEAENYLYSSARDYYNYKKGLLKVELLL, encoded by the coding sequence ATGTCTGAAAAGTATAAATTTAATAATCCCGAAGGGATCTATTTTGTCACATGTACAGTGGTATTTTGGATTGATCTATTTACCAGAAAAGAATATAAGCACGTACTATTAGACACATTAGGATATTATCAGGAAAAGCGAGGACTTATCATTCATGCCTATTGTATAATGCCAAGCCATATTCATATGATAATTAGTTCTTCAAGAAAAGAGGAAACCTTGTCTGCGATAATGCGAGATTTTAAAAAACTTAGTAATAAACGGATATTATCAGAAATAGGCAGAATTAATGAAAGTAGAAGTGAGTGGTTATTAAGAGCCTTTAACCGTGTAGGAAGCAAATTAAAAAGAATAACTACAAATAAGATATGGATGGATGGAAACCATCCGATAGAATTGGATAATAATAAAATGATTGAGCAAAGACTTGATTATATTCATAATAATCCGGTAGATGCAGAAATCGTAGACGAGGCTGAAAATTACTTGTACAGTTCCGCAAGAGATTATTATAATTATAAAAAAGGATTGTTAAAAGTGGAGCTGTTATTATAG